The genome window TTGCTTCAAGCAAAAGGGATTAAACAGAGTATGTCACGTAAAGGGAACTGTTACGATAACTCTGTAATGGAAAACTTCTTTGGGATACTGAAGTCAGAACTCCTTTATTTTAAGGAATTTGAAAGTGTGAACCACTTTAAACTAGAATTAGAAAAATATATAGAATACTATAATAGAAAACGGTTAAAGGGAAAATTCAAAATGAGTCCGGTACAATACCGAACTCATTTTCAACAAGTTGCCTAATGAAATAACTGCGTCTAACTTTTAGGGGTCACTGCACGCAGTGAGGAGGCTCAGGTTCCTCCCCGCGGAAAGCGAGTGACTGAAGCGCAATGGAACGAACTTGTTTTTTAGCTATAAGAAAGATAAATCAGCGAAAAGAAAAACCCGAACTATTACGATGTTTTATTGTATTATAGTTTGGCTTTTTCTTTATGTAAAATTCTTTTGTCCCAACCCTCTTTCTGGAAGATCAAGCTTTTCCTTTTTGATTTGAAACTGTTCCCCCATCTTGTCATTCATCTAGAAAGTATTTCCTTCAATTTACTAGGCAAATACACACTTTTGTCATGTGTGAATACAATAAAAAATAAGCATATATTTGTAAGTAAGAAAGGATGAATTTCCAATGTTCCCGTGGAATTTATTCCCTTTTAATAAAGACGCCAAAAGTAGAATGGACCAAATGAATCCGCAAGATATCCAAAAGTATGTGCAAGAAATGATGGATAAACTCATGCCTGAATCTCTGCAAAAAATGGAACCAGAGAAAATGTTCCAAAGCTTTTCAAAAGAAGCAAATTTTCGTAAAGATAACATTAACCATGCCGAAAAATTTAATTATATTGTTTTTGAGACGCATCATCATGTCTATGTCCGAATTCCTATCCTCGATAGCAGTTGGTTAGAGCATATTAAAATTTTCTATACTTCCAATCAACTAATTATACAACATATTCCCTTATTTGAAGATAAGCATACAATTACCCTTCCAGCAATTGTTCGTAAAAAAGGATCTGTCGCACTTTATAAGGATGATATTTTGGAAATAAGAATTCTAAAGAATATTGATATTCACTATTCAGAGATTGATGTTACAGAAATGAATTAATAGAAAGAGGAGAATTTATGAGTTTTGATAACTTAAAAAAAATCTATCAATTTTCAGAGAATAGTCATAAGAAAGACTACTGGAAAGATATGTTTGAACCAAATGAAAAAGAGTGGTTCTCCCATCCAGCTGCATCCATAAAAAATAGTGATGCTTTTCCTGCTTGCGATTTTTATCTATTTCATTCTCGATATTATATTGACATAGAATTACCAGGGATAGATATGAATCAGCTTTCGATTCATTTAAATAACAATCAACTGCGTATAGAAGGTCATTATCAAACCATCATTCCTGATTGTGCCTATCTATCAAAAGAACGGCAGAATAAACATTTCATTAAGAATATAAAAATACCCGCATATGTAAAGGAAAAAGAGATCAACAAGAAATATGAGAATGGAATATTGCAGCTTTCCTTTCCCTGTAAAGAAATGAGAAAGGAGGGAATGTAGACTTCCCTCCTTTCCTTTATCCTCTTTAAAATGACTGATTATAATTATAGAAATAATTTATCATAGCAATAAAACGGTTTGTCTTTCCCTTCAAAAAATGTCGAACCAACCTTATTATATCCATTCTTCACAAATAAGTTTTGGGCCTTATCATTTAATGAATATGTATCCGTTTTTAAGTAAAAAATATCTTGTTCAATCGCATACACTTCAGCAAATGCTAATAAATTACTTGCAATGCCGCCTCCACGGATATCAGAATCAACGACTAATCGGTGTATAACCATGTATTCCTTATTATCATAGCTCCAATTAATTTTCTCATAACTTTTACCGCCAATTTGATCTATTGTAATGGATCCAACGACTTTATCATCCATAATAGCTACAAAAAGATTATTGTTTTCGATATCAGCCAGGAAGCTGGCTTCGTTTGGATATTTATGAGACCATTGATCATTACCTTCCTCTTGCATAATAACTAAAGCCTTTTTTACTATCTCCATAATTGATGCTAAATCATCTATATGTCCTTGTCTAATTTCCACAAATAATTTCTCCTATACAATAAATTTATCACCTGATGCCCTATTCTTTAGTTTGCTTTATATAAAAGTAGATATTCAGGAAAAATCATTATATAAATTTCTACTCAAAAATACCACTATTTTGTTTAAAAATAGCTCTCCTTTCTTGAATTTCCATTTTTCAGATAAAAAGATGTTTGAAATACAAAAAAATACAGCCTCGTCATCAATTAAAACGAAGCTGTATTTATAAACTTGCAGAAAAGATATGCTTATTTACCAATAAATTGTTGAGTCCAGTAATTACCATTTTCTACATAACCAACACCAATATGGGTAAATTTATTGCTTAAAATATTCGCACGATGCCCTTCACTATTCATCCATGCATTTACTACTTCTTCTGGGGTTCTTTGACCTTTGGCAATATTTTCTCCTGCTGCTTTATACGTTACACCAAATTGTTTCATCATATCAAATGGGCTTCCGTATGTTGGGCTTGTATGATCAAAATAATTATTTGCACTCATATCTTGTGACTTTGCTTTTGCAACTTTACTTAATTCATTATCTAAAGTAAGTGCTGGCAAGCCATTCTTCGCTCTTTCTTTATTCGTTAAATCTACTACTTGCTTTTCAAATGCGCTGACGGAAGAACTTGCATTAGCTGAATTATTTTTTGTAGATTCAGAAGTAGTATTTTGTTGTGTTGTTGTATTAGGTTTTGAATTTGATTGCTGTTGTACATTATTAGTTTCTTTTGGTTTTGCTGTTTCTTTCTGTGTTTCTTTTGGTTTCGCTGTTTCTTTTGATTTTGCTGTTTCTTTTGGTTTCACTGTTTCCTTTTGTACTTCTTTTTGCATATCCTTTTGTTTAGTAACAGGATAAGATGCTTGTTGTTTATCCATTGATCCTATTAATTCATTCAAAACTTTATCTATATCTATATGATAATTAGAAGCTATATTATGAAAAATTTTATTTAGCTGTTCTTCTGAAAGATTGTGTGCTTGATAGATTGTTTTGGCTTCCTGTGGTTGAACAGTTGAAGCTTCCGCTTTATTTGCGAGTGGAGTAGCCATCAATAACGTTGAAGCTGCTGCCACTGATAAAATTAAATTCTTCTTTTTCATTGTTTATTTCCTCCTTGGTTGTCCAAATCGAAATAGTAATAGATTTTGTTGTTTCGACTTACAACAACATCTTATCATATGTTTTTTTGTCATATTTCTGGATATTAAAACCAATAGAAGGAAATAGGAAGCATTTCTCATGGGTAAAAAAGGAATATATAATAGGTTAATAGCTATATCAACTAATTTTTTCTCTTTCTTTCTTGAAAGAGAATATGGATAAAAAAACCTTTTTTTCTATTTTTTTTAAGTATAACTATATTTTAGAGTAAATTACATACTTGACAGACTTTTTGGGACTGCCTTTAAATAACATTAAAGACAAACAGTTTACAAAAATTTAGTGTTTGTTACAAACACTCATAATTCATTCTCATTTCTTCTATATGCATAAAAAACGGTAAATTTGGAAACCTAATATGGATTAATATACCTTATAAAGAATGGAGTAATGATATGAACAAACCGTATTGCTGCCCCAATTGCAAAACAAATCGCAGTCGCTTTAATATTATTCAGCAAGTTCCTCAATCCGTTAAGGTCGATCCGCAAACTGGTCAGGTTTTAGAGGAATATTCATCTGAGAATTTATCCCCTTTCCATATGGGATATTCTGGTCCAGATTATCGAGTTCAATGCGCTGCTTGTGGTTTGGTTGAAGATGAAAAAACCTTTATTAAATTTGGAGAAATGAAAGGATAAGAAATAAATTTACTCAGTTTATTATTTAAACAATAGTAAAAAACCCCAGCACTACAAGATTTAAAAGTGCTGGGATTTTCTTTTATAGGAACTATTCAAATGGATGAATCTTCAACCTTCACCTTCCATCCTTCTAATGGTGAAGTCCGAACTAATACTAGGTCTTTTTTTATATTTCTTGTTCTGGCATTTTTCATATATACATTACACTCAATGGCAAGAGTAACTTGTAGTGCTTGCTCATAAACCTTTGGCTTAACTTCATTTAAACGATTTATCTTAATATTCTCTATCAAAGCTAGTTCTGAAGACCAATCTTGCTTCGTTGTAATGTATGATAAAATGGTTGCATCCTTTTCTTTTATCCCTGCGATAAAGGCTTTGACTGCATCGTTTGGATTCATTTGTTCTATGTACTGTCTTAATTGACCTGCTGCTTTATAGACCATTAATTTATGAGAAAAATCCATCTTCTCTGTTTTATGTGTTGTGCTTCCTAAAAAATGCACACAAAAATGTCCAGGAAAGTTGTTTGCTAAGGCACCTGCTCCATGGGGCATGCCATGCATAGATGCTGCGAACCATTGATCATTTACCATAATGAGAATCGCTCTTCTTCTCCAACTCCATTTCCCTTCATAAATTTCTTTCATTATCTTTGTATCTTTTACAGTTAATGGCTGTACATCTGCATGTTGGCTGCCTGCTCTCCGTTGTACCTTAAACTGATTACCTGTTTCAATATCTAAAATCGTAAACTTGCTATATTTTGGAATCATCTCATTAATCACGTTCCATGATAATAATTGAATATCAAAACTAATCGGAGAATAAATATTTTCTTCGGCTCCCTTCACTAAAGGTACAGGAATTATAAGAATATAACAAAGAAAAAGTAACAGGAAATTTTTTTTGTTCACAATAAACCACCTTCAATATGATTTTTACTATTGAAAGTTTGCCCTATTTTCTTCTCTATACTCTAATTTATCTTCATTTGTTAAAATGTCATACCATTTATAATTGATCCAACGCTGCCTCTATCTTCTTCCAATCAACATTTTCTCCAATGAATACCATATTCAATGGCATTTTCATGTCTTCTCTCATAAATAAAGGCATGCCGTATGAATACTGAAATAAGTCTGGATGTTTTGCTTGGTGAAATTGAACATATCCCTTTATGCGATAAATCGTATCAGGCAACGCTCTTAAGAAATCTTCAAATTGGTCTGCTCCAATGCTCTTTTGAAATGTATACACAAATGTACTTAAATGCAAGCTATGGATGGAGGTTTTTTCGATATCCTTATAGACATGGCTTGCCATTTGGAGTAATTTTTCAAAAGGGAATTTGGAAAAATTAGTCAGCACACTTAAAGCATGTGGATTAATCGA of Niallia circulans contains these proteins:
- a CDS encoding CAP domain-containing protein — translated: MKKKNLILSVAAASTLLMATPLANKAEASTVQPQEAKTIYQAHNLSEEQLNKIFHNIASNYHIDIDKVLNELIGSMDKQQASYPVTKQKDMQKEVQKETVKPKETAKSKETAKPKETQKETAKPKETNNVQQQSNSKPNTTTQQNTTSESTKNNSANASSSVSAFEKQVVDLTNKERAKNGLPALTLDNELSKVAKAKSQDMSANNYFDHTSPTYGSPFDMMKQFGVTYKAAGENIAKGQRTPEEVVNAWMNSEGHRANILSNKFTHIGVGYVENGNYWTQQFIGK
- a CDS encoding Hsp20/alpha crystallin family protein, translating into MSFDNLKKIYQFSENSHKKDYWKDMFEPNEKEWFSHPAASIKNSDAFPACDFYLFHSRYYIDIELPGIDMNQLSIHLNNNQLRIEGHYQTIIPDCAYLSKERQNKHFIKNIKIPAYVKEKEINKKYENGILQLSFPCKEMRKEGM
- a CDS encoding spore coat protein, whose product is MFPWNLFPFNKDAKSRMDQMNPQDIQKYVQEMMDKLMPESLQKMEPEKMFQSFSKEANFRKDNINHAEKFNYIVFETHHHVYVRIPILDSSWLEHIKIFYTSNQLIIQHIPLFEDKHTITLPAIVRKKGSVALYKDDILEIRILKNIDIHYSEIDVTEMN
- a CDS encoding DNA alkylation repair protein; translated protein: MNKPYCCPNCKTNRSRFNIIQQVPQSVKVDPQTGQVLEEYSSENLSPFHMGYSGPDYRVQCAACGLVEDEKTFIKFGEMKG
- a CDS encoding GNAT family N-acetyltransferase is translated as MEIRQGHIDDLASIMEIVKKALVIMQEEGNDQWSHKYPNEASFLADIENNNLFVAIMDDKVVGSITIDQIGGKSYEKINWSYDNKEYMVIHRLVVDSDIRGGGIASNLLAFAEVYAIEQDIFYLKTDTYSLNDKAQNLFVKNGYNKVGSTFFEGKDKPFYCYDKLFL